Proteins encoded by one window of Porphyromonas vaginalis:
- a CDS encoding porin family protein, with protein MKRNIIAIVATALMGMTAVSAVAQTTSLNYGVKAGVNCSSMILSDDFNVLKTEVKPGADFGGFMRINLHENFAIQPELEFYYRGTGIKAEAGPVSLENKINQWGMQIPVYALGKVELGKGQFYGGVGPYVGVGFSAKTDEIEFGPFKKDPIDLYEQHNDKSALQRWDVGVACQLGYEFANGIQINAGYKYGFINQVDDLKSTVNDVASRFGTSLKDDAYKANASVFTVGVGYRF; from the coding sequence ATGAAACGCAACATCATCGCTATCGTAGCAACCGCCCTCATGGGTATGACGGCTGTCTCAGCTGTCGCACAGACCACATCACTCAACTATGGTGTCAAGGCTGGTGTCAACTGCTCTAGTATGATCCTGAGTGATGACTTTAACGTTCTCAAGACAGAGGTTAAGCCTGGAGCTGACTTCGGCGGGTTTATGAGGATTAATCTACACGAGAACTTCGCTATCCAGCCTGAGCTAGAGTTTTACTACCGTGGCACAGGTATCAAGGCTGAGGCAGGTCCTGTCTCACTAGAGAATAAGATCAACCAGTGGGGTATGCAGATTCCGGTGTACGCTTTGGGTAAGGTAGAGCTAGGCAAAGGCCAGTTTTACGGAGGTGTAGGCCCTTACGTCGGTGTAGGCTTCTCTGCCAAGACTGATGAGATCGAGTTTGGTCCATTTAAGAAGGATCCGATAGATCTGTATGAGCAGCACAACGACAAGTCAGCACTCCAGAGATGGGACGTAGGTGTCGCTTGTCAGCTGGGCTATGAGTTTGCCAATGGTATCCAGATCAACGCTGGCTACAAGTATGGCTTCATCAATCAGGTAGACGATCTCAAGTCGACAGTCAACGATGTCGCCTCTCGCTTTGGCACCTCTCTCAAGGATGACGCTTACAAGGCTAATGCTAGCGTCTTTACGGTAGGTGTGGGCTATCGCTTCTAG
- a CDS encoding sensor histidine kinase — protein sequence MTRRIITGRLRRRQGKGFILLSNERKSVLLATLIISFLLAFVMLSSSIYYYSLLDTNRKIDLGAILSLNSLASLLVNMVFFYLLLSIQSWAINRYEIRQYQLWLILLGLLVGVIFISPYLSRLQRWWFRDLFSYHAYAAMQYVKDLVILVVTFLFTMTIYLMKQNHLAVVGMQELDFENLQNRYTALKNQTDPHFLFNCLNTLNGLIGRDDERARAYVQELATVFRHTMRDKVVVRLSEELEFVHSYLYLMCIRYFDGLRVEWNVDKQYLDYYVIPSGLQILVENAIKHNIASAKVPLTIYITTREGKIVVDNKIQLREDSKSGSTGVGLDNLMEQYRLLFGKDIDIVSKDGHFTVSLPLIRSLEEVEPKAKSLI from the coding sequence ATGACGAGACGCATCATAACGGGTCGCCTGAGACGGCGACAAGGCAAGGGCTTCATACTGCTCAGCAATGAGCGCAAGAGCGTGCTACTGGCTACGCTGATCATCAGCTTCTTGCTGGCATTTGTGATGCTGTCGTCATCGATCTACTACTACAGCTTGCTGGATACGAACCGAAAGATTGACCTAGGAGCGATCCTATCGCTAAATTCGCTAGCCTCGCTACTGGTCAATATGGTTTTCTTCTATCTCTTGCTCAGCATCCAGTCCTGGGCGATCAATAGATACGAGATACGTCAGTATCAGCTCTGGCTGATCTTGCTGGGACTACTCGTGGGGGTGATCTTCATCTCGCCTTACTTGTCTCGACTACAGCGCTGGTGGTTTAGAGATCTCTTTAGCTATCATGCCTATGCTGCGATGCAGTATGTCAAGGACTTGGTGATCCTCGTGGTGACCTTCCTCTTTACTATGACCATCTATCTGATGAAGCAAAATCACCTGGCAGTGGTCGGTATGCAGGAGCTAGACTTTGAGAATCTGCAAAACAGGTATACGGCACTGAAGAACCAGACGGACCCGCACTTCCTCTTTAACTGCCTCAACACGCTCAACGGGCTGATAGGTCGCGATGATGAGCGTGCTAGAGCCTATGTGCAGGAGCTGGCGACCGTCTTTCGGCACACGATGCGCGACAAGGTGGTGGTGCGTCTCTCGGAGGAGCTAGAGTTTGTCCACTCGTATCTCTACCTGATGTGTATCCGCTACTTCGACGGGCTGCGTGTGGAGTGGAATGTGGATAAGCAGTATCTAGACTACTATGTCATCCCATCGGGACTACAGATCTTGGTGGAGAATGCGATCAAGCACAATATAGCTAGTGCCAAGGTGCCGCTGACTATCTACATCACTACCAGAGAGGGAAAGATCGTGGTGGACAATAAGATCCAGCTGCGAGAGGATAGCAAGTCGGGTAGCACGGGCGTAGGTCTAGACAACCTGATGGAGCAGTATCGCTTGCTCTTTGGCAAGGATATAGATATTGTCTCTAAGGATGGACACTTTACGGTCTCCCTGCCCCTGATCCGAAGCTTAGAAGAAGTCGAACCCAAAGCCAAATCACTGATATGA
- a CDS encoding LytR/AlgR family response regulator transcription factor, with protein MRVIIVEDEYFTATGLQALLTEIDPDIEVLTMLQSVSECVEWFGSHPEPDLAFMDIHLADGPVFSLFERIEVTCPIIFTTAYEEYALKAFEVNSIDYLLKPIKERDLQRALDKVKRFSHTEQRVDNQALMAKMMQALNESQMSYKSHFLIPWRDKLIPISVDKIAYIRADSKASVIVTTDRKEHFVDLSLEKMAQELNPRLFFRANRQYIVAHSAIQSMSTWFGGKLTVTLDIETPEKIVVSKAKNKEFKEWYQGAYDPTTK; from the coding sequence ATGAGAGTAATAATCGTAGAGGATGAGTACTTTACCGCCACTGGGCTGCAAGCACTCCTCACTGAGATAGACCCTGACATAGAGGTGCTGACCATGCTGCAGAGTGTATCTGAGTGTGTCGAGTGGTTCGGGAGTCATCCGGAGCCTGATCTGGCTTTTATGGATATTCACCTGGCAGATGGACCCGTCTTTTCACTCTTTGAGCGGATTGAGGTGACCTGTCCGATCATCTTCACGACAGCTTATGAGGAGTATGCGCTGAAAGCGTTTGAGGTCAACAGTATCGACTACCTCCTCAAGCCGATCAAGGAGAGAGACCTCCAGAGAGCTCTAGATAAGGTGAAGCGGTTTAGTCATACGGAGCAGAGGGTAGACAACCAAGCTCTGATGGCTAAGATGATGCAGGCGCTCAATGAGTCGCAGATGAGCTACAAGAGCCACTTCCTGATCCCGTGGAGAGATAAGCTGATCCCTATATCGGTGGACAAGATCGCCTACATACGTGCAGATAGTAAGGCTTCGGTCATAGTGACGACGGATAGGAAGGAGCACTTTGTCGACCTGTCATTAGAGAAGATGGCGCAGGAGCTCAATCCGAGGCTTTTCTTCCGAGCCAACAGGCAGTACATCGTGGCACACAGTGCGATACAGAGTATGTCGACCTGGTTCGGTGGCAAGCTGACGGTGACCCTCGACATAGAGACTCCAGAGAAGATCGTAGTAAGCAAAGCGAAAAACAAAGAGTTTAAGGAGTGGTATCAGGGAGCTTACGATCCCACCACTAAGTGA
- a CDS encoding TolC family protein — protein MRYRLNGRSFLLLGTALVFTFGWRAEAQTQEQVQEPMSLEQCRDLALEHNKQIQMAQADAVASDYLVQSAKTKYLPRVDFAGAWINPGDRALRPFAIDFNIPGVTPPGLSMPLDFISVAPREIYTGGFTLRQPLFMGGKIVEANKMARYTSDLAHEKVKMKEADVLATVDEAYWRVLSVQEKVRLAQTYKSLLDHLVQDLENVYAEGMTTRNEVLKVQVKQNEAELTLVKAQNGLQLSKMLLGQIIGLEAEQIELDSEIISEEQLSSRLLALESSNAERAEIVMLRSKLALTESARKMVKSQFLPNVFLTAGYNWVEPNVYKGSQSNLGGDWMVGIGVQVSILTWGDRIHQVHIADQEVAKAELELQDAQEMITLQVQQNRFKHAEALKKMELTKLSKEQAEENLRITKNNLLEGMNSVRDILEAQTMWEKAASEDIDARVEAAVTLSELEKTTGALYQYATEHTQPQEEK, from the coding sequence ATGAGATATAGACTTAATGGGAGGAGTTTTCTTCTCCTAGGCACGGCTCTTGTCTTTACCTTTGGGTGGCGTGCCGAGGCGCAGACCCAAGAGCAAGTGCAAGAGCCGATGTCGCTAGAGCAGTGTAGAGACCTCGCTCTAGAACACAACAAGCAGATACAGATGGCGCAGGCAGATGCCGTGGCCTCCGACTACTTAGTCCAGTCGGCCAAGACGAAGTATCTACCACGCGTCGACTTCGCTGGGGCGTGGATTAATCCGGGGGATAGAGCCTTGCGCCCCTTTGCGATCGACTTTAACATCCCAGGAGTGACACCGCCGGGGCTATCGATGCCGCTAGACTTCATCAGTGTCGCTCCTCGGGAGATCTATACGGGTGGCTTCACCTTACGTCAGCCACTCTTTATGGGCGGTAAGATTGTCGAGGCAAATAAGATGGCGCGCTACACCTCCGACCTAGCACATGAGAAGGTCAAGATGAAGGAGGCTGACGTCCTAGCCACTGTCGATGAGGCATACTGGCGCGTCCTCTCTGTACAGGAGAAGGTGCGCCTCGCTCAGACCTACAAGTCGCTCCTAGACCACCTCGTGCAGGACTTGGAGAATGTCTACGCCGAGGGCATGACGACTAGAAACGAAGTCCTGAAGGTGCAGGTCAAGCAAAACGAAGCGGAGCTTACCCTCGTGAAGGCGCAAAACGGCCTCCAGCTCTCCAAGATGCTACTCGGGCAGATCATTGGCCTAGAGGCTGAGCAGATTGAGCTAGATAGTGAGATCATTAGCGAGGAGCAGCTGAGCAGTCGTCTCTTGGCACTAGAGAGCAGTAATGCTGAGCGGGCTGAGATCGTCATGCTGCGCAGCAAGCTCGCCCTCACGGAGTCGGCAAGAAAGATGGTCAAGTCGCAGTTCCTCCCCAACGTCTTCCTTACTGCTGGGTACAACTGGGTCGAGCCAAACGTCTACAAGGGTAGCCAGAGCAATCTCGGAGGAGACTGGATGGTAGGCATCGGTGTACAGGTGTCCATCCTCACGTGGGGAGATCGGATACACCAGGTACATATAGCCGACCAAGAGGTAGCCAAGGCGGAGCTGGAGCTGCAAGATGCTCAGGAGATGATCACCCTGCAGGTACAGCAAAACAGATTTAAGCATGCCGAGGCACTTAAGAAGATGGAGCTGACGAAGCTCTCGAAGGAGCAGGCCGAGGAGAATCTCCGCATTACCAAAAACAACCTCCTGGAGGGGATGAACAGCGTCCGTGACATCCTCGAGGCGCAGACTATGTGGGAGAAAGCCGCCTCCGAAGATATCGACGCCCGCGTAGAGGCTGCCGTGACGCTCTCTGAGCTTGAGAAGACCACCGGGGCGCTCTATCAGTATGCGACCGAGCATACACAGCCCCAAGAGGAGAAATAA
- a CDS encoding efflux RND transporter periplasmic adaptor subunit — protein MHTKELKSYLLPTILLLLTLGSTTACNKQGDQDQKSEADKVIPVTIAQAKEMTFMPSVRFSGTAEASKSANLGTALPGKVERIRYSKGSFVPKGAVIVEMSDEMLLQAQVENEAIKRDFDRVTRLREKESISQMDYDHVKAKYDASVAKVAMLKKNTSIVAPFSGVITEIMINEGETYAFTPSLSSDLKLESGIVELRQINPLKATIEVNEKDLSYIEKGQQATIIFDAYPDEPATGKISYISPVLSSMTRTASVEVNIPNSNNRLKPGMYCNVSIALPEREGLFVPLNAIYRLAGTAEEFVFKLNEDGTTVSRIAVKRGEIKDGWVYVDSNEVKSGDTIIVDGKNKLSDGSKVNVVKK, from the coding sequence ATGCATACTAAAGAACTTAAGAGCTACTTGCTCCCAACGATATTACTCCTGCTAACCTTAGGCTCCACAACTGCCTGCAACAAGCAAGGAGATCAGGATCAGAAGTCCGAAGCGGACAAAGTGATCCCCGTAACCATCGCGCAGGCTAAAGAGATGACCTTTATGCCGAGCGTTCGCTTCTCTGGTACAGCCGAAGCCTCCAAGAGTGCCAATCTAGGCACCGCGCTACCCGGCAAGGTAGAGCGCATACGCTACAGCAAGGGGAGCTTTGTACCCAAGGGGGCCGTCATCGTAGAGATGTCGGACGAGATGCTATTACAGGCACAGGTGGAGAACGAAGCGATCAAGCGCGACTTCGACCGTGTCACACGTCTGAGAGAGAAAGAGAGCATCAGCCAGATGGACTACGACCATGTCAAGGCTAAGTACGATGCCTCTGTCGCTAAGGTCGCGATGCTCAAGAAGAATACCTCCATCGTGGCACCCTTTAGCGGAGTCATCACGGAGATCATGATCAACGAGGGTGAGACCTACGCTTTCACCCCCAGCCTCAGCAGTGATCTCAAGCTCGAGAGCGGGATCGTCGAGCTGCGCCAGATCAATCCACTCAAAGCGACCATCGAGGTCAATGAGAAGGATCTGAGCTATATAGAGAAGGGGCAGCAAGCCACGATCATCTTCGACGCTTATCCCGATGAGCCCGCTACGGGTAAGATCTCTTACATCTCTCCAGTCCTCTCATCGATGACGCGTACCGCCTCTGTAGAGGTCAATATCCCGAATAGCAACAACCGGCTCAAGCCTGGCATGTACTGCAATGTCTCTATTGCCCTGCCCGAGCGCGAGGGACTATTTGTACCCCTCAATGCGATCTATCGTCTGGCGGGTACGGCTGAGGAGTTTGTCTTCAAGCTCAACGAAGATGGCACGACCGTGAGCCGCATCGCCGTGAAGCGTGGCGAGATTAAGGACGGTTGGGTTTACGTAGACAGCAATGAGGTCAAGAGCGGCGACACCATCATCGTAGATGGCAAGAACAAGCTCAGCGATGGCTCTAAGGTAAACGTGGTGAAGAAGTAA
- a CDS encoding efflux RND transporter permease subunit, which translates to MKLPEFGVKRPIAAAMIFVAILVIGVFSLTKLPLDLMPNMEFPSLTVITVYPGASAIEVEEQVSKPLEAVLSSAENLVEIKSISKENVSFIQLRYEWEEDITAAANNARDLLELVKSRMPSQAYTPIIYKINASMMPILGYAVNADENYNGLEDIVEDQIASALRKVDGVGTVIYLGQPQREIRVEIDPTRMQAYGMSVAQLSMMLKANNINVPSGFVTEGAYDFSVRMPGKYESVEELENTVIKAVNGRVVRVKDVATVRDTFKETDASASNHIGKGIALLVQKQSGANTVDVVDAVRAEITEIQKDLPSDVQIFEVIGSDELVTSSINNLSSSIWYALIFVTLVVLLFLREWKSSLIVFLTMPVSLISAFIVMNVLGYTINIFSLVALVIAIGMVVDNAIVVLENITQHIERGAMPKQAAMFGASEMGLAIAASTLTTIVVFLPLVFMGGIVGVMFKQLAVLTVTCMITSLFTALALTPMLSSVLLKPAPRNGEGKKHGKLYNWSERMFQSIERVYRNFLGWAVFHKGITLVSALVIFVLVLFLGKAVGTDYIPDIDAGSVSIQFETEQGTSHRLTEQVGNQIVQLLQEQVPEVAEGGIASITGQTDDGVLTAVGFKEGKNIGTIFCHLKPVDERKRSSQQIADDIRPLIEAIPEIEKVTVSGGSAMATALTGNRAPIEFVIYGKDIDQMNQVAFEIERKAKECPEFANVEALVSAGNREVHIRVDKDKASQMALNPGVIGIQVRENLYGAKAGAYTEDGTDYDIRIQYAPDYRNSISKLREMQVTNLLGQQVPLIAVADIQEKEGPVQIERLTQQRYVKVTSNLNGISLGDGAKIAEQIIDELETPQGVTVSLGGQVEDQGDTFSSLTLIFIIGLLLVFMVMAAQFESLLDPFIILFAIPFTLVGVILAFLITGTTLSVVTFIGLIMLVGIVVNNGIVLVDYSNMLVRRGYTIRDAVMESGRSRLRPVLMTSMTTILGMLPMALSRGMGKELYAPLGITIIGGLLISMLVTLILVPTAYAAVHQRKLNRERRVTRLRKHIKNN; encoded by the coding sequence ATGAAACTTCCCGAATTTGGTGTAAAACGGCCCATTGCGGCGGCGATGATCTTCGTCGCCATACTGGTCATCGGTGTCTTCTCGCTGACGAAGCTACCGCTAGACCTGATGCCAAACATGGAGTTCCCCTCCCTGACGGTCATCACGGTCTACCCAGGAGCCTCAGCGATAGAGGTCGAAGAGCAGGTCTCCAAGCCTCTGGAGGCAGTGCTCTCCTCGGCGGAGAACCTCGTCGAGATCAAGTCTATCTCTAAGGAGAATGTCTCCTTCATACAGCTCCGCTACGAGTGGGAGGAGGATATTACGGCTGCGGCAAACAATGCTCGAGACCTCCTCGAGCTGGTTAAGTCCCGTATGCCGTCGCAAGCTTATACGCCGATCATCTATAAGATTAACGCCTCCATGATGCCTATCCTCGGTTACGCAGTCAATGCGGACGAGAACTACAACGGACTGGAGGATATCGTCGAGGATCAGATCGCCTCAGCTCTGAGGAAGGTCGACGGCGTCGGTACGGTCATCTATCTAGGACAGCCTCAGCGTGAGATACGTGTCGAGATAGACCCCACGAGGATGCAGGCCTATGGCATGTCGGTGGCGCAGCTGTCGATGATGCTCAAGGCAAACAACATCAACGTACCCTCGGGCTTTGTCACGGAGGGTGCTTACGACTTTTCCGTGCGTATGCCTGGCAAGTACGAGAGCGTCGAGGAGCTGGAGAATACAGTCATCAAGGCGGTCAATGGTAGGGTAGTACGTGTCAAAGATGTCGCTACCGTCCGAGATACCTTTAAGGAGACCGATGCCTCAGCCTCTAACCATATAGGCAAGGGTATTGCCCTGCTCGTACAGAAGCAGTCTGGGGCCAATACGGTCGATGTGGTCGACGCAGTACGTGCTGAGATCACTGAGATACAGAAGGATCTACCCTCAGATGTGCAGATCTTTGAGGTGATAGGTTCGGATGAGCTGGTTACTTCTTCAATCAACAATCTCAGCTCGTCAATCTGGTACGCTCTAATCTTCGTGACCCTAGTGGTCTTGCTCTTCCTACGAGAGTGGAAGTCTAGTCTCATCGTCTTCCTGACGATGCCTGTGTCGCTGATCTCGGCCTTTATCGTCATGAATGTGCTGGGCTACACGATTAATATCTTCTCACTCGTAGCACTTGTGATCGCTATCGGTATGGTGGTGGACAACGCCATCGTCGTACTCGAAAACATCACGCAGCACATCGAGCGAGGAGCCATGCCCAAGCAAGCGGCCATGTTTGGAGCCTCGGAGATGGGACTAGCCATTGCCGCCTCGACGCTGACCACAATCGTCGTCTTCCTCCCGCTCGTCTTCATGGGCGGTATCGTCGGTGTGATGTTTAAGCAGCTAGCCGTCCTGACGGTGACCTGTATGATCACCTCCCTCTTTACCGCACTGGCACTGACCCCGATGCTCTCGAGCGTCTTGCTCAAGCCCGCACCTCGCAATGGCGAAGGCAAGAAGCACGGCAAGCTCTACAACTGGAGCGAGCGTATGTTCCAAAGCATCGAGCGTGTCTACCGCAACTTCCTCGGGTGGGCAGTCTTTCACAAGGGCATCACCCTCGTGTCGGCGCTAGTGATCTTTGTTTTAGTCCTCTTCTTAGGTAAGGCGGTCGGTACGGACTACATACCCGACATCGATGCGGGCTCTGTCTCTATCCAGTTTGAGACGGAGCAGGGTACCTCACACAGGCTCACAGAGCAAGTCGGTAATCAGATAGTCCAGCTACTGCAGGAGCAAGTGCCAGAGGTTGCCGAGGGTGGTATCGCCAGCATCACGGGACAGACCGATGATGGCGTCCTGACTGCCGTCGGCTTTAAAGAGGGTAAGAACATCGGTACCATCTTTTGCCACCTCAAGCCTGTCGATGAGCGTAAGCGCAGTAGTCAGCAGATAGCAGACGATATACGTCCGCTCATTGAGGCGATCCCTGAGATTGAGAAGGTGACCGTCTCTGGTGGTAGTGCTATGGCGACCGCGCTGACTGGCAATAGAGCGCCGATTGAGTTTGTCATCTATGGCAAAGACATCGACCAGATGAATCAAGTTGCCTTTGAGATCGAGCGCAAGGCGAAGGAGTGCCCTGAGTTTGCCAATGTTGAGGCGCTTGTCTCGGCAGGCAATCGTGAGGTGCACATCCGCGTGGACAAGGACAAAGCCTCTCAGATGGCTCTCAACCCAGGCGTGATCGGCATACAGGTACGCGAGAACCTCTATGGAGCTAAGGCCGGTGCCTATACCGAAGATGGTACCGACTACGATATCCGCATACAGTATGCGCCTGACTATCGTAACTCAATCAGCAAGCTGCGCGAGATGCAGGTGACCAACCTTCTGGGACAGCAGGTGCCACTGATTGCCGTGGCTGATATTCAGGAGAAGGAGGGACCCGTACAGATCGAGCGACTCACCCAGCAGCGCTATGTCAAGGTCACAAGCAACCTCAACGGCATCTCGCTCGGGGATGGCGCTAAGATTGCGGAGCAGATCATCGATGAGCTCGAGACACCACAAGGGGTAACCGTCTCGCTAGGCGGTCAGGTGGAGGATCAGGGTGATACTTTCTCTTCGCTCACACTTATCTTCATCATCGGACTGCTCCTAGTCTTTATGGTGATGGCTGCTCAGTTTGAGTCGCTGCTCGATCCCTTTATCATCCTCTTTGCGATACCCTTTACCCTCGTAGGCGTTATCTTAGCCTTCCTCATTACTGGTACCACGCTCAGTGTCGTGACCTTCATCGGGCTCATTATGCTCGTAGGTATCGTGGTGAACAATGGTATCGTCCTCGTGGACTACAGCAATATGCTCGTGCGTCGTGGCTATACGATACGAGATGCGGTGATGGAGTCCGGTCGCTCACGCTTGCGTCCTGTCTTGATGACCTCTATGACCACCATACTCGGTATGCTACCGATGGCACTCAGTAGAGGTATGGGTAAGGAACTCTATGCACCGCTAGGCATCACCATCATCGGAGGTCTCCTGATCTCTATGCTCGTGACGCTCATCTTGGTGCCCACAGCCTATGCTGCTGTGCACCAGCGCAAGCTCAATAGAGAGCGCAGAGTAACTAGATTGAGGAAACACATTAAGAATAACTAG
- a CDS encoding PG0541 family transporter-associated protein, with the protein MRFIYITCNVSMQEQMESLLRELEISVYQVIPKALAESNFDIPHKDTAVWPGFNTCLLVQEADAAKSDALLARIREMNAQAYNNSELIAAYLWSIDFHIAPEPITPVQERDPLSGA; encoded by the coding sequence ATGAGATTTATCTATATCACCTGCAATGTCAGTATGCAGGAGCAGATGGAGTCGCTCCTGCGGGAGCTGGAGATAAGTGTCTACCAAGTCATCCCGAAGGCACTCGCTGAGAGCAACTTCGACATCCCGCACAAGGATACCGCCGTATGGCCGGGCTTCAACACTTGCCTGCTGGTGCAGGAGGCAGACGCCGCTAAGAGTGATGCCCTCCTAGCACGTATCCGCGAGATGAATGCTCAGGCATACAACAACAGCGAACTCATCGCTGCATACCTCTGGTCTATCGACTTCCACATAGCACCAGAGCCCATCACGCCCGTGCAGGAGCGTGACCCATTAAGTGGAGCGTAA
- a CDS encoding IS30 family transposase, producing the protein MHLTQAQRYEIAALLKTNTPQKKIAEVIGVHPSTICREIKRNLTPAGNYSPTQAQMFAKERQDWKNKARAKLTNAMKADIVQCIVEHKWSPEQIAGRRKLEGKPMVGKTSIYKFLHQDKKAGGKLYKHTRHGLAYRKRRLAVPIKTDWPKRKSIETRPECIDQKARVGDFEMDTIIGKEQKGAILTLVERVTGFTIIRLLEHGKDAKALAREVNKALRYYKKMGLLHSITTDNGSEFAKFKTIERSLKTPVYFAHPYQSWDKPHIEYLNKLLRQFIPKASTFEDLTDADLRRFQNLLNNRPRKNLNYKTPNEVIKNIILEKLH; encoded by the coding sequence ATGCATCTAACCCAAGCGCAAAGATACGAAATTGCTGCTCTTCTGAAGACTAACACGCCTCAAAAAAAGATCGCAGAGGTCATAGGAGTACACCCTAGCACCATCTGTAGAGAGATTAAGAGGAACTTGACACCCGCTGGCAACTATAGCCCTACTCAGGCTCAGATGTTTGCCAAAGAGCGACAAGACTGGAAGAACAAGGCAAGAGCTAAATTGACGAACGCTATGAAAGCTGATATTGTCCAGTGCATTGTAGAGCATAAATGGTCTCCAGAGCAAATTGCTGGAAGGCGAAAGCTGGAAGGCAAGCCGATGGTCGGTAAGACATCCATTTACAAGTTCCTGCATCAAGACAAGAAAGCTGGAGGCAAGCTTTACAAACACACAAGGCATGGGCTAGCTTATCGCAAGCGACGCCTTGCCGTCCCAATAAAAACAGACTGGCCTAAGCGAAAGTCCATAGAGACTCGTCCTGAGTGCATTGACCAGAAGGCTCGAGTAGGAGATTTTGAGATGGATACCATTATAGGCAAAGAGCAGAAAGGAGCAATTCTAACGCTTGTAGAGCGTGTTACAGGCTTTACTATCATACGACTTCTGGAGCATGGCAAGGATGCCAAAGCTCTCGCCAGAGAGGTGAATAAAGCTCTGAGGTACTACAAGAAGATGGGACTGCTACACTCGATCACAACCGACAATGGAAGTGAGTTTGCCAAGTTTAAGACCATAGAGAGGTCTCTCAAAACGCCCGTCTACTTTGCCCACCCCTATCAATCCTGGGATAAGCCTCATATTGAGTACCTAAACAAACTGCTACGCCAGTTTATTCCTAAGGCCTCTACTTTCGAAGACTTAACTGACGCTGACCTTAGACGCTTTCAGAACCTACTAAACAATAGACCCCGTAAAAACCTAAACTATAAGACACCCAATGAAGTCATCAAAAACATCATTCTTGAGAAATTGCATTAG
- a CDS encoding sigma-54 interaction domain-containing protein, producing the protein MNVDLQQVMQRFGIVGRNPSFLRAIETAVQVAPTDLSVLVTGESGVGKEFFPKIIHAYSLRKHQGYVAVNCGAIPEGTIDSELFGHRKGSFTGAISDRKGYFEEADGGTIFLDEVGELPLATQARLLRVLESGEFIPVGASKPLKTDVRVVAATNVNIQEAIARGRFREDLYYRLSTVPIVVPPLRKRQEDIVLLFKLFASLSAEKNQIPMLEITPEAEELLRRYPWPGNIRELRNLTDRISILEYDRHLTAEDLRGYLPERPQELSTSLVPVERQSEERSFANEREILYQVLFDMKRDITSLKQTIATMRQEPHYEPIHTTLVPAEMEPMHTEAEEVTEPDPEPYLEPYKELTEKSVEKSLLPDRPMTIDEAERILIKRALERHGGNKTEAAEELNISPRTLYRKLRSYGEE; encoded by the coding sequence ATGAATGTGGATCTACAGCAGGTGATGCAGCGCTTTGGTATCGTGGGACGCAATCCGAGCTTCCTACGAGCTATCGAGACGGCCGTACAGGTCGCCCCGACAGACCTCTCTGTGCTGGTGACTGGCGAGAGCGGTGTCGGCAAGGAGTTCTTCCCCAAGATCATACACGCTTACAGCCTCCGCAAGCATCAAGGCTATGTGGCGGTCAACTGTGGTGCGATCCCTGAGGGTACGATCGACTCCGAGCTCTTCGGGCACCGCAAGGGTTCCTTCACGGGTGCTATCTCCGACCGCAAGGGTTACTTTGAGGAGGCGGATGGGGGCACTATCTTCCTCGATGAAGTGGGGGAGCTACCGCTTGCCACGCAGGCTCGTCTGCTCCGTGTCTTGGAGTCGGGAGAGTTTATCCCCGTAGGTGCCAGCAAACCTCTCAAGACCGATGTGCGAGTGGTCGCTGCAACCAATGTCAATATACAGGAGGCGATCGCTCGTGGACGCTTTCGCGAAGACCTCTACTATCGTCTCAGCACGGTGCCTATCGTAGTGCCTCCGCTACGTAAGCGGCAGGAGGACATTGTTCTGCTCTTCAAGCTCTTTGCTTCGCTCAGTGCGGAGAAGAACCAAATCCCGATGCTCGAGATCACGCCCGAAGCGGAAGAGTTGTTACGACGCTACCCTTGGCCGGGCAACATACGCGAGCTGCGCAACTTGACAGACCGTATCAGCATCTTGGAGTATGACCGACATCTGACGGCTGAAGACCTTCGAGGCTATCTGCCTGAGAGACCGCAGGAGCTGAGCACTTCGCTAGTCCCCGTGGAGCGTCAGTCGGAGGAGCGTAGCTTTGCCAATGAGCGAGAGATACTTTACCAGGTGCTTTTCGACATGAAGCGAGACATCACCTCGCTCAAGCAGACCATCGCCACGATGCGTCAGGAGCCTCACTACGAGCCGATCCATACGACGCTCGTGCCTGCCGAGATGGAGCCCATGCACACTGAGGCCGAGGAGGTGACCGAGCCAGATCCAGAGCCTTACCTAGAGCCTTACAAGGAGTTGACAGAGAAATCTGTAGAGAAGTCTCTCTTACCCGACAGACCGATGACCATCGACGAGGCTGAGCGCATACTGATCAAGCGTGCCTTGGAGCGACACGGGGGCAATAAGACAGAAGCTGCTGAGGAGCTAAACATATCGCCACGAACGCTATACCGTAAACTGCGAAGCTATGGTGAGGAGTAA